GCCCGCCGGCCCGCCGGCCCGTTCGTACTCCACGATCCGGTCGTTCTCGGAGTCGGCCACGAGGATCGTGGGTGTGCCGTTCGCGCTTTCGAGGTAGGTCGGGTTGTGCTGTTCGTAGAGGACCGAGTGGTCGTCGTCCTCCCCGAGACGCATCTCGATTCGCTTCGTCGAGCGGTTGACCGCGATCACCTGGTCCATGTTCCGGACCGAGACCAGGAACTCGCCGTCGTCGAACTCGTCGACGTCGTTGACGTGGGTCCAGTCCTTCGCGTCGACCCCCGGCCCGGCCCCGTCCGGGTAGTGGTTCGCGAACCGCCAGCGCCAGGTCACGTTCTCGGTGGTCCGGTTGTAGACGAAGACGCTGTCGTTGCTCGTCTCGCCGGTGTCGTAGTTGATGCCCGCGACGAGGAGTTCGTCGCCGTTGATCTGGTCGATGTCGTGGATGTCGGGGCTGTCGAACCGTTCGGTCCAGACCCGTTCTTTGGTCTCCGGATCGAACTCGTAGACCACCGTCTCCTCTTCGACCGGGTTCACGACGAGCAGGTTACCGTTCGGGAGCGGGTCGACGTCGTAGAACCAGTTCGTGGTGTTCTCCGTCCCGTTGTAGATCCAACTCACCGCCCCGGAACGGTCGACCGAGACGAGCTGTGCCGGGCGGTTCGACAGCGAGATACCCTGAGTGTGCCAGCCCTGGCTCGATATCACCGTCTCGCTCCCCGGGGTGACGTTCGTGACGCCGGCCCGCAGCGTGGGCTCGTCGTACGTGAGCGTCGCTACGCCGCTGAACGCGACCAGCACGACGAGGACCGCCGACAGCACCCCCCGGACGAGCCAACGACGCGGTGGAAGGCCGGCCATGCAGACCTCTGTCGGGATCGCCGCATAGCCGTTACGGATGCCGATGGGTCACATGCGCGGTCGCCGGCGACCCCACGACGGGAACCCAGTTCGACGACACCTCAATCCCAGAAGGACTGGGTCCGGGCGTACTGGCGCTCTTGGGAGAGGATATCCCGGTAGAAGTCGTCTTCGTCCTCCCGGAGTTTGGCGATGATCCGCGCGGCGTTGTGGGGACCGACCCCGCGGGCGGCGAGCGCGATGACGGCCTGTTTGCCGTGGCTCTGGACCAGTGTCGCGGCCTG
This window of the Halococcus hamelinensis 100A6 genome carries:
- a CDS encoding aryl-sulfate sulfotransferase, with product MAGLPPRRWLVRGVLSAVLVVLVAFSGVATLTYDEPTLRAGVTNVTPGSETVISSQGWHTQGISLSNRPAQLVSVDRSGAVSWIYNGTENTTNWFYDVDPLPNGNLLVVNPVEEETVVYEFDPETKERVWTERFDSPDIHDIDQINGDELLVAGINYDTGETSNDSVFVYNRTTENVTWRWRFANHYPDGAGPGVDAKDWTHVNDVDEFDDGEFLVSVRNMDQVIAVNRSTKRIEMRLGEDDDHSVLYEQHNPTYLESANGTPTILVADSENDRIVEYERAGGPAGNGTWERTWTLSGNLNWPRDADRLANGNTLVVDSMNNRVIEVTPSGQVVWEMHAPWATYDAERVAQGDEAGGPTMTDQNATGNATLHGGSHPGNDLPSVPAVVGGVAGVTPVSGELTELATRWKHVAPWLKPVWLPTWAFSVLGVGLLVALVWALGEGVYQRRRIRRRVGRSVGRVRDRLS